DNA sequence from the Fuscovulum ytuae genome:
TCGATCCAGCGACCTGCGAGGAAAAGCTGTTCGGGCAGAGGGTTCAGATCCGGCAGGGCCGCGATCAGGGCAGCGGGGGGAAGCGTGGCCGTCGCAATATGCAGCGCGTTGGGGCGGTGATCGGCAATCAAGGCGCGCAGCGTGGTGGCTGGATCGTTGCCAAGCGCCGTACGCAAAAGGCGCAGGCGGGGGTTTTCGGCAAGGCCATTACGCTGGGCCAGGCGGGCGATGACGGGATGAAGCCCGCTGTCGCATTCCTGCATAAGAAGCGTGAGGTCGGGGCGCGTTCGGGCCAGATGGGCAGGCAGGAAACCGCAGCCCGCGCCAAGGGTGAGAAGCGTGCCATCCCTTGGCAGAAGATGCGGCATGCGGCGGGCGAGGCCGCGTTCAAACTTGCCCGCCTCGATGATCAGAAGGGTGGGCGGGGTGAAGATGCGCGGGTCCATCGGCACTTCGACTGTATGGTTCGCCTTCCAGTCGAGCGGGATGTCGAGCGTGGCGTCGATTGTCCCCGAAACATAGCTGCCCATGGGCGTGACCGGGGGCTTCGGTTCGGGGGGGGCGGCCTTGCGATCCTCTTTCGCCTTGGCGTTGCGGCGTTTTTCAACGTCTGACATCAAGGCCGCGATCTTTTCCTTGTCGCGCGGTTGCGGCGGTTTGGCGGTGATCTGGGTGATCGGGATGGCAGAGGCCTTTGCCAGATCGGCGACCAGTTGGTGATAGGCCTCGGTCTCTTTCAGCTCGGCAAGGCGGGCCTCTGCACGGGCGAGGGCGGCGTGGTGAAGGCGGTTCAGGACCGGGTCTTCCAGAAGCTGCGCCATGAGGGCATTGCGGCGATCTGTGTAGCGCAGCATGGTGTCATCGCGCACCTCGTTGCGGTCCTGAAGTGCCCAATAATCGGAATTATACTTGTCTTTCTTGTTGTTGACGTTTCCCCGCATCTTGCGGATGGCGTAGCTGTCCACTGATTTCACGGCATAGTGGTTCAGTTGCACCCAGTCATAGCCCACCGTGCGGGTGATCGACCGCCAGCCGCGGAATTTGAAGTAATCCTCCATCTCGCGCCCCGAGCCGTTCAGCCATTTGACGGTGTCGGGAAAGCCCGTTTCGATATGGCGGGTCTTCATCTTGGGGCGGTGGATGCCAAGCTTCCAGTAATCTGGATCGAAGGTGAAGAGGGTTTTGACCCCCCAGCCCTTGTTCCACATCGGTGGGGCGGCATAGAGGTATTGTTCGGTTACGGGTGCGCGTGACCAATCGACCACGCCGCCGGAGCCGAAGATGCGCCAAGTCACGACGATGCCATTGGCGTTTTGATCCTTGGCGGCAGTGATCAGGCCGTCAAGCGTGCCGTCCCCGTGGCGGATCGACAGGAATTCGTCGGCGTCAAAGACCATGACCCAATCAGATTTGCAGACGACGGGTTCTTCCTGTGCATAGTTCAGCGCGCTGGGCTGCGGGCGCAGGCCTTCGGGGATGACATTGCGGCGGTGATGGGCGAGGCCCAACTCCTCCAGCCGGATGAGCATGTCATCCGTGCCGTCCGAACAATCATTGGTGTAGACCACGAGGTCGGTGAAGCCCACGGCAAGGTGATGGGCGACCCATTCGATGACGAAGGGGCCTTCGTCCTTCATCATCGAGACGGCGGTGACCTGCCCATGCGGGCTGATGTGCCGCCGAAGTGAAAAGGGCACGCTGCCCCACAGATCGGAAGCCCCGCGGGGCCGTCTGGGTTTCTGCTGCGCCGCCATTTTCATCCCTGCCCAAGCCCGAACCTTCTACGCCACGCCGCCCCCTGATGCCTCTTTGCCGCAGCGCGCGTCAAGCCACGTGGCACGCGCTGTGGTGGGGTGGACCGGAACCTGTGGCGCTTCTAGCATTGCGGTGCGTGATCGGTGCAGGTGTGCGAGTTTAGGAGTGCGAGTGATGGTTGCGGGTTTGGACAGGACCGTGCAGGCGCAGGTTCTTGACCTCTTGGCGGGGGAGGCGGACCAGAGGAAGCTTGTCTC
Encoded proteins:
- a CDS encoding glycosyltransferase family 2 protein — translated: MPFSLRRHISPHGQVTAVSMMKDEGPFVIEWVAHHLAVGFTDLVVYTNDCSDGTDDMLIRLEELGLAHHRRNVIPEGLRPQPSALNYAQEEPVVCKSDWVMVFDADEFLSIRHGDGTLDGLITAAKDQNANGIVVTWRIFGSGGVVDWSRAPVTEQYLYAAPPMWNKGWGVKTLFTFDPDYWKLGIHRPKMKTRHIETGFPDTVKWLNGSGREMEDYFKFRGWRSITRTVGYDWVQLNHYAVKSVDSYAIRKMRGNVNNKKDKYNSDYWALQDRNEVRDDTMLRYTDRRNALMAQLLEDPVLNRLHHAALARAEARLAELKETEAYHQLVADLAKASAIPITQITAKPPQPRDKEKIAALMSDVEKRRNAKAKEDRKAAPPEPKPPVTPMGSYVSGTIDATLDIPLDWKANHTVEVPMDPRIFTPPTLLIIEAGKFERGLARRMPHLLPRDGTLLTLGAGCGFLPAHLARTRPDLTLLMQECDSGLHPVIARLAQRNGLAENPRLRLLRTALGNDPATTLRALIADHRPNALHIATATLPPAALIAALPDLNPLPEQLFLAGRWIEAFHTDLTQIETALAAQGWYGPQYGFDPVITRGYGRVPASTP